The Passer domesticus isolate bPasDom1 chromosome 31, bPasDom1.hap1, whole genome shotgun sequence genome has a window encoding:
- the AQP5 gene encoding aquaporin-5 isoform X2, whose protein sequence is MKKEILTLAFARAVFVEFLCTLIFVFIGLGSALKWPSALPSILQIALAFGLAIGTLVQAFGHISGAHINPAVTIAFFVGNQISLLRTLLYVVAQLVGAIAGAGILYGVTPANTRGNLAINALNTNVTPGQALVVEIILTFQLAACIFASTDNRRSGVGSPALSIGLSVTLGHLVGVSPGGGSCEHRASQNTLMELVLRELLWRSKHRTSWGLL, encoded by the exons ATGAAGAAGGAAATACTAACCCTGGCCTTTGCTCGAGCCGTCTTTGTGGAGTTCCTCTGCACGCTCATCTTCGTCTTCATCGGGCTGGGCTCGGCGCTGAAGTGGCCGTCGGCGCTGCCCAGCATCCTGCAGATCGCTCTGGCCTTCGGGCTGGCCATCGGCACCTTGGTGCAGGCCTTTGGCCACATCAGCGGCGCCCACATCAACCCCGCCGTGACCATCGCCTTCTTTGTAGGCAACCAGATCTCCCTGCTCCGCACGCTGCTCTACGTCGTGGCCCAGCTGGTCGGGGCCATCGCTGGCGCCGGGATCCTCTACGGCGTCACCCCCGCCAACACCCGCGGCAACCTGGCCATCAACGCA CTCAACACCAACGTAAccccaggccaggccctggtggTGGAGATCATCCTCACCTTCCAGCTGGCTGCCTGCATCTTCGCATCCACGGACAACCGGCGCAGCGGCGTCGGCTCCCCCGCGCTGTCCATCGGCCTCTCGGTCACCCTGGGCCACCTGGTGGGGGTGAGTCCAGGGGGAGGGTCCTGCGAGCACAGAGCTTCCCAAAACACCCTCATGGAGCTggtcctgagggagctgctctggaggAGCAAACACAGGACATCTTGGGGTCTTTTGTG A